From Schaalia sp. ZJ405, one genomic window encodes:
- a CDS encoding ThiF family adenylyltransferase: protein MSTLSIDELRRVERHLRLPGFGMKEQLALHDAHILIIGAGGLGCPALQQLAAAGVGRVTLIDDDVVSLSNIHRQILFGVKDVGRPKVEVAAERARELQPGITITPIHARFTPENACDLLGQADVVIEGSDNFATKYLCADAAEITSTPMVWGTVLRFAGDVCVFHSGPLAPDGRGVGLRDVFPIQPDSTFVDDCATAGVLGVTTSVVAGLMVTATIQHITGLLRPDLPQLIHYEALAPSVHTWNVSADPLRELVTDLGIYEDSTCAIDPTAGAESSWSTRSFSGSMFNPSPARGSRSVSVLLDMVARGEAIPVDIREDFEVELRPWPGCEPVHLPMSSTTEIPSSLKGKTLVVACAKGIRSARFVQKFSDSGADMYSLPGGIDGLVG, encoded by the coding sequence ATGAGCACTCTCTCCATTGATGAGCTTCGCCGGGTTGAGCGTCATCTGAGGCTCCCCGGATTCGGTATGAAGGAACAGTTGGCGTTGCATGACGCGCACATCCTCATCATTGGTGCCGGTGGATTGGGGTGTCCTGCGCTGCAACAGCTGGCCGCAGCCGGTGTGGGACGGGTGACCCTCATCGACGATGATGTTGTATCCCTGAGTAACATTCACCGTCAGATCCTCTTTGGAGTCAAAGACGTGGGACGTCCGAAAGTGGAGGTTGCCGCTGAACGTGCACGTGAGCTTCAACCTGGAATCACCATCACCCCCATTCATGCGCGTTTCACCCCAGAAAACGCATGCGATCTCCTTGGCCAGGCGGACGTCGTTATTGAAGGCTCAGATAACTTTGCCACGAAGTACCTGTGCGCCGATGCCGCCGAGATCACGTCAACGCCGATGGTGTGGGGAACAGTTCTGCGCTTTGCCGGTGACGTGTGCGTCTTCCATTCCGGCCCCTTAGCTCCAGACGGACGCGGTGTCGGACTACGGGATGTGTTCCCCATCCAACCTGACAGCACCTTTGTTGATGACTGCGCGACCGCGGGTGTACTCGGAGTGACGACATCCGTCGTTGCTGGGCTCATGGTGACGGCAACAATTCAGCACATCACGGGACTATTGCGCCCGGACTTGCCGCAACTCATCCATTACGAGGCACTCGCTCCTTCTGTGCACACGTGGAATGTGTCCGCTGATCCCCTCCGAGAACTCGTCACCGATTTGGGGATCTACGAGGATTCCACCTGCGCGATTGATCCGACCGCCGGAGCGGAGAGTTCCTGGAGCACACGGAGTTTCAGTGGAAGCATGTTCAACCCGTCGCCGGCTAGAGGGTCTCGTAGCGTCTCCGTTCTTCTCGACATGGTGGCGCGAGGGGAAGCGATCCCGGTGGATATCCGTGAGGATTTCGAGGTGGAGCTGCGCCCGTGGCCAGGGTGTGAACCCGTGCACCTGCCGATGAGCTCGACAACTGAGATTCCCAGTTCCTTGAAAGGAAAAACTCTTGTCGTTGCCTGCGCGAAGGGGATTCGGAGCGCGCGATTCGTTCAAAAATTCAGCGATTCGGGCGCGGACATGTACTCGCTGCCCGGTGGGATTGACGGGTTAGTGGGCTAG
- a CDS encoding thiazole synthase — protein sequence MLTIADTTFTSRLIMGTGGASSHSLLKEALIASGTQLTTVAMRRFAAGKDRPSVFDLLWELGIAPLPNTAGCRTARDAVITAQLAREALETHWVKVEVIHDEHTLLPDVVETMTATEQLVADGFTVMAYTSDDPIAARRLEDAGASAVMPLGAPIGTGLGILNPHNIELICAHASVPVLIDAGIGSASDAALAMELGCSGVLLASAINRCQDPVAMARAMRHAVDAGYLNAQAGRIPRRNHARPSSSFDDIAHWADAVL from the coding sequence ATGCTCACTATCGCCGACACAACGTTCACTTCACGCCTGATCATGGGAACGGGTGGCGCGTCCTCGCACTCCTTACTCAAAGAGGCACTCATCGCCAGCGGAACCCAGCTCACCACCGTCGCCATGCGTCGCTTTGCAGCCGGGAAAGATAGACCGAGTGTCTTTGACCTCCTGTGGGAGCTCGGTATCGCTCCGCTGCCCAATACCGCTGGATGTCGCACCGCCCGCGACGCCGTCATCACAGCGCAGTTGGCACGTGAAGCCCTGGAGACACACTGGGTGAAGGTCGAAGTGATCCACGATGAACACACTCTTCTTCCCGATGTCGTCGAAACGATGACCGCGACCGAACAGCTGGTTGCTGATGGCTTTACCGTGATGGCATATACGAGTGACGACCCGATCGCTGCGCGTCGGCTCGAAGATGCGGGAGCGTCGGCTGTGATGCCGCTCGGAGCCCCCATCGGTACAGGCCTGGGGATCCTCAACCCGCACAACATTGAACTCATCTGTGCCCACGCATCAGTTCCTGTGCTCATTGACGCAGGAATTGGCTCGGCATCAGATGCCGCTCTCGCGATGGAACTTGGGTGTTCCGGGGTCCTCCTTGCCTCGGCGATTAACCGCTGTCAGGATCCGGTCGCGATGGCCAGGGCGATGCGTCATGCCGTTGACGCCGGGTACCTGAACGCGCAGGCGGGGCGGATTCCGCGACGAAATCACGCGCGTCCGTCCTCGTCCTTTGACGACATTGCACACTGGGCGGATGCGGTCCTATGA
- the thiS gene encoding sulfur carrier protein ThiS has product MMTLTVNGTVRTTDATTVEELVAEILGYVPDAGFAVALDGAVVPRSQWGRPLRDGHVVDILTAVQGG; this is encoded by the coding sequence ATGATGACACTGACTGTGAATGGCACAGTGCGGACCACCGACGCCACCACCGTCGAAGAACTCGTCGCTGAGATTCTCGGATACGTGCCCGATGCCGGATTCGCCGTTGCTCTTGATGGTGCCGTCGTCCCACGTTCCCAGTGGGGTCGCCCGCTCCGCGACGGCCACGTCGTCGATATCCTCACGGCAGTCCAAGGAGGTTAA